Proteins from one Fragaria vesca subsp. vesca linkage group LG6, FraVesHawaii_1.0, whole genome shotgun sequence genomic window:
- the LOC101303435 gene encoding putative DNA repair and recombination protein RAD26-like: MSLRAFKESLKPCQNSSLPASTQTQSSSQIPRKPPKSSLAQQLLRLQDPVSRPPPPPPLPPVEKDDDEDEPEPLGCSGTGKVFDNTGPYEPLLLSSPGELPVIQVPASINCRLLLHQREGVKFLYRIYKNNHGGVLGDDMGLGKTIQTIAFLAAVFGKDGDRIDSTISKKSDIAERNPVLIVCPSSVIHNWESEFSKWSNFSVAVYHGANRDLIYDKLEARGVEILITSFDTYRICGSQLSGVNWEVVVVDEAHRLKNEKSKLYLACLEFRTLKRIGLTGTMMQNKIMELFNLFDWVAPGSLGTREHFREFYDEPLKHGQRSTAPERFVRIADERKQHLVVVLNKYMLRRTKEETIGHLMMGKEDNVIFCSMSELQKRVYRRMLQLPDIQCLINKDLPCSCGSPLSQVECCKRTVPDGKIWPYLHRDNPDGCDSCPFCIVLPCLVKLQQISNHLELIKPNPKDDPEKQKKDAEFASAVFGPDIDLVGGNTQNESFMGLSDVKQCGKMRALEKFMFSWMAQGDKVLLFSYSVRMLDILEKFLIRKGYCFSRLDGSTPTNLRQSLVDNFNSSPSKQVFLISTRAGGLGLNLVSANRVVIFDPSWNPAQDLQAQDRSFRFGQKRHVVVFRLLSAGSLDELVYSRQVYKQQLSNIAVSGKMEKRYFEGVQDCKEFQGELFGICNLFRDLSDKVFTSEIFEMHEKQGQKEGDCHGREQEPTNITCVKEVGLTSSSVSETTDSEKALASQPVLKDVGVVYAHRNEDIVNNRPGMKGTMEIVGGCNNSLKQLCTGVARRKQQDSAGGKENVYVSTDRKRIQFSLLGKFMGMGELEFSKWVVSATPLEREKVIQDFKKRNKKKLDSVDLL; encoded by the exons ATGTCTCTCCGAGCCTTCAAAGAAAGCCTGAAACCGTGCCAGAACTCATCACTCCCGGCCTCCACCCAAACACAGTCGTCGTCGCAAATCCCTAGAAAGCCCCCCAAGTCGTCTCTGGCTCAGCAGCTCCTCAGGCTGCAGGACCCTGTCTCTCGTCCCCCACCGCCACCGCCACTGCCGCCAGTAGAGAAGGACGATGACGAGGACGAGCCTGAACCACTGGGATGTTCCGGGACTGGTAAAGTATTTGACAACACAGGACCCTATGAGCCCTTGCTCCTGTCCTCCCCCGGTGAACTTCCTGTAATCCAG GTTCCTGCATCCATTAACTGCAGGTTGCTTCTACATCAGAGAGAGGGAGTAAAGTTTCTTTACAGAATATACAAGAACAACCATGGAGGGGTTCTTGGAGATGATAT GGGACTAGGCAAAACCATTCAAACAATTGCGTTCTTGGCTGCTGTGTTTGGAAAAGATGGCGATCGCATTGATTCCACAATTTCAAAGAAAAGTGACATAGCAGAGCGAAACCCTGTTCTCATAGTTTGCCCCAGTTCAGTTATTCACAACTGGGAGAGCGAATTTTCTAAGTGGTCTAACTTTAGTGTTGCTGTTTACCATGGTGCAAATCGTGATTTGATTTATGATAAACTCGAAGCTCGCGGAGTTGAGATACTTATCACGAGCTTTGACACATACAGAATTTGTGGCAGCCAGTTATCAGGTGTTAATTGGGAGGTTGTTGTTGTGGATGAGGCACATCGTCTTAAGAATGAAAAATCAAAGCTCTACCTAGCATGTCTAGAATTTAGAACGTTGAAACGAATTGGTCTCACTGGAACTATGATGCAGAACAAAATCATGGAATTGTTTAATCTCTTTGACTGGGTTGCACCTGGATCCTTGGGAACACGGGAGCATTTTCGGGAGTTTTATGATGAACCTCTCAAACATGGCCAAAGATCAACTGCTCCGGAAAGATTTGTCCGCATTGCTGATGAGCGAAAACAGCATCTAGTGGTGGTTCTTAATAAATATATGTTGAGGAGAACAAAAGAGGAAACTATTGGTCATCTTATGATGGGGAAGGAAGATAATGTCATCTTTTGTTCCATGAGCGAATTGCAAAAGCGGGTGTATAGGCGAATGTTGCAGCTACCAGACATCCAATGCCTGATAAATAAGGACCTTCCATGTAGTTGCGGATCTCCTCTTTCCCAAGTTGAGTGCTGCAAAAGGACTGTACCAGATGGAAAAATTTGGCCGTACCTTCATAGGGATAACCCTGATGGTTGTGATTCATGCCCATTTTGTATTGTCCTTCCTTGCCTCGTCAAGCTCCAACAG ATAAGTAATCACTTGGAGCTTATTAAGCCTAATCCGAAGGATGACCCAGAAAAACAAAAGAAAGATGCAGAGTTTGCATCCGCTGTTTTTGGCCCAGATATTGATTTGGTGGGAGGCAACACTCAAAACGAGAGTTTTATGGGCTTGAGTGATGTTAAACAGTGTGGGAAAATGCGAGCACTTGAAAAGTTTATGTTCTCTTGGATGGCACAGGGTGATAAAGTCCTTCTGTTCAGTTACTCTGTCAG GATGCTGGACATACTGGAAAAATTTCTAATACGCAAAGGTTATTGCTTCTCAAGACTTGATGGTTCTACACCTACCAACTTGCGCCAGTCTCTTGTTGACAACTTTAATTCAAGTCCAAGCAAACAG GTGTTCCTTATATCAACTCGAGCTGGTGGGCTTGGACTGAATCTTGTCAGTGCAAATCGTGTTGTAATATTTGATCCAAGCTGGAATCCTGCTCAAGATTTACAGGCCCAAGACAGGTCATTTCGGTTCGGGCAGAAACGGCATGTTGTGGTTTTCCGCCTACTTTCTGCTGGTTCCCTTGATGAACTTGTTTATTCACGTCAGGTGTACAAACAGCAGCTATCAAACATTGCTGTTTCTGGAAAAATGGAGAAAAGATATTTTGAAGGTGTCCAG GATTGCAAAGAGTTTCAAGGGGAGCTTTTTGGAATTTGCAATTTATTTCGTGACCTTTCAGATAAGGTTTTTACCAGCGAAATATTTGAGATGCATGAAAAGCAAGGACAAAAAGAAGGGGATTGTCATGGTAGGGAACAAGAACCAACCAACATTACTTGCGTAAAAGAAGTGGGTCTGACATCTTCATCCGTGTCTGAGACCACTGATTCTGAGAAGGCTTTAGCAAGTCAACCTGTGCTCAAAGATGTGG GTGTTGTCTATGCACATCGTAATGAAGACATTGTGAATAATCGACCTGGAATGAAAGGGACGATGGAAATAGTTGGTGGTTGTAACAATAGCCTCAAACAGCTTTGCACTGGTGTTGCTAGGAGAAAACAACAAGATAGTGCTGGTGGAAAGGAGAATGTATATGTATCCACAGATCGCAAAAGGATTCAGTTTAGTCTTCTTGGCAAGTTCATGGGTATGGGAGAGCTTGAATTTAGCAAGTGGGTAGTATCTGCTACTCCCCTGGAGAGGGAGAAAGTTATTCAGGACTTCAAGAAGAGAAACAAGAAGAAACTCGACAGTGTTGATTTGTTATAA
- the LOC101304015 gene encoding transmembrane E3 ubiquitin-protein ligase 1-like — MGTLRKLGLRFLYCFFFCAAASLLLSPPPVAALRPLRERARSWGDEWLFVRKDENELGPFSTWNITGTYRGTWKFPDSANRSSRFPEFRKSSGNSVIELVSTQTKITGVHYVQGVIIFHDVFDNEHNVGGVKIRVEGVFIWPFRQLRMVANSGKEGDSSQEEDYILSNPYHMLGAFSSQVFQESPRDKLWKKKHSPIYEMEKHCNIEIAGQISRVSSAHNDGDRDRYQIEGLMESPAVDDDGDCFSPLILNATSINVEVYYNKAVNYTLMVTFISFLQVLLLIRQMEHSNTQSGAAKVSILMIGQQAIMDAYLCLLHLTAGILVESLFNAFATAAFFKFVVFSIFEMRYLLAIWKASRPTNSGEGWETMRRELSVLYSRFYGILLGGILVMYEFHNFLRPILLLMYSFWIPQIITNVIRDSRKPLHPHYILGMTVTRLAIPLYIFGCPNNFMRIEPDKSWCICLSLFLGLQASILLLQHYLGSRWFIPRQILPEKYSYHRRPDQDTNHATDCVICMTGIDLTLRSDDCMVTPCDHFFHSGCLQRWMDIKMECPTCRRPLPPA, encoded by the exons ATGGGCACTCTGAGGAAATTAGGGTTGAGGTTTCTCTACTGCTTCTTCTTCTGTGCTGCTGCTTCGCTGCTGCTTTCTCCTCCTCCGGTGGCGGCCCTCAGACCCTTGAGGGAAAGGGCTCGCTCCTGGGGCGATGAG TGGCTATTTGTAAGAAAAGATGAAAATGAGTTGGGACCATTTTCTACGTGGAACATAACAGGAACTTATAGAG GGACTTGGAAGTTTCCTGATTCTGCTAATAGATCTTCCAGATTCCCGGAATTTAGGAAATCCAGTGGCAATTCTGTCATCGAATTAGTTAGCACACAAACAAAAATAACAGGTGTACATTATGTGCAG GGTGTGATTATCTTCCATGATGTGTTTGACAATGAACACAATGTTGGTGGTGTCAAAATTAGAGTGGAAGGTGTATTTATATGGCCGTTTAGACAGCTTCGAATGGTAGCTAATAG TGGGAAAGAGGGAGACTCAAGCCAAGAAGAAGATTATATTTTATCAAACCCGTATCATATG CTTGGAGCTTTCTCTTCCCAAGTTTTTCAAGAATCTCCACGAGATAAGCTATGGAAGAAAAAGCATT CGCCAATTTACGAAATGGAGAAACATTGTAATATAGAAATTGCAGGCCAAATTTCACGTGTATCATCTGCCCATAATG ATGGAGATCGTGATCGTTACCAAATAGAAGGTTTGATGGAGAGTCCTGCAGTGGATGATGATGGAGATTGCTTCTCACCCTTGATTTTAAATGCTACTTCTATCAACGTGGAGGTGTACTATAATAAAGCAGTGAACTATACCTTGATGGTCACCTTT ATCTCCTTCCTACAAGTTCTTCTCTTAATTCGGCAAATGGAACATAGCAACACTCAGTCA GGGGCTGCCAAAGTGTCGATTCTAATGATTGGCCAACAGGCTATCATGGACGCTTATCTTTGCCTTCTACACTTGACAGCAGGAATACTTGTTG AATCCTTATTTAATGCTTTTGCAACCGCTGCGTTTTTCAAGTTTGTTGTCTTCTCAATATTTGAGATGAGATATCTTCTTGCTATATGGAAAGCAAGTAGGCCTACAAATAGCGGAGAAGGATGGGAGACGATGAGGCGTGAGCTTTCAGTTTTATATAGCCGTTTCT ATGGAATTCTTCTTGGAGGCATTCTGGTCATGTATGAGTTCCATAACTTCCTGAGACCTATTCTTCTCCTTATGTACTCTTTTTGGATACCTCAAATAATCACCAATGTCATCCGTGATTCAAGAAAACCCTTGCACCCTCATTACATCCTAGGCATGACTGTTACTCGGCTAGCAATCCCGTTATACATATTTGGGTGCCCTAACAACTTCATGCGCATTGAGCCTGACAAGAGTTGGTGTATATGTTTGAGTTTATTTCTTGGACTGCAAGCATCAATTCTTCTTCTCCAGCATTATCTTGGCTCTCGGTGGTTCATTCCTCGTCAG ATTCTACCTGAGAAATATAGCTACCATAGAAGGCCTGATCAGGATACAAATCATGCCACAGATTGTGTCATTTGCATGACTGGAATTGATCTCACACTGCGTTCAGATGATTGCATG GTGACACCATGCGATCATTTCTTTCATTCGGGTTGTTTACAAAGGTGGATGGATATAAAGATGGAGTGTCCAACTTGTCGGCGTCCACTGCCCCCTGCCTGA
- the LOC101306833 gene encoding ADP,ATP carrier protein 3, mitochondrial-like has translation MAHGSSNPSIFQKLHGQSSLIPKLSPNLNSRNYGLTGAYANGGLQGPLLPACQSTPLAQLSPLSTILVQAPAEKGAAGFAVDFLMGGVSAAVSKTAAAPIERIKLLIQNQDEMIKAGRLSEPYKGITDCFARTMKDEGVIALWRGNTANVIRYFPTQALNFAFKDYFKRLFNFKKDRDGYWKWFAGNLASGGAAGASSLLFVYSLDYARTRLANDAKAAKKGGERQFNGMIDVYKKTLKSDGIAGLYRGFNISCVGIIVYRGLYFGMYDSLKPVVLVGSLQDSFFASFLLGWGITIGAGLASYPIDTVRRRMMMTSGEAVKYKSSLVAFKQIVKNEGAKSLFKGAGANILRAVAGAGVLAGYDKLQVIVLGKKYGSGGG, from the exons ATGGCTCATGGGTCGTCCAATCCATCTATATTTCAGAAATTACATGGGCAGTCCAGCCTCATTCCTAAGCTTTCTCCCAACTTGAACAGCAGAAACTATGGTTTAACTGGCGCTTATGCAAATGGAGGCTTGCAAGGACCCCTGCTCCCAGCTTGCCAAAGCACTCCCCTGGCACAGCTCTCGCCGTTGTCTACCATTTTGGTACAGGCTCCGGCAGAGAAAGGGGCTGCTGGTTTTGCTGTTGATTTCCTTATGGGAGGTGTATCTGCTGCTGTTTCTAAAACAGCTGCTGCTCCAATTGAGCGTATTAAGCTATTAATCCAGAACCAGGATGAGATGATCAAGGCTGGTCGTCTTTCTGAACCATACAAGGGGATTACTGACTGCTTTGCCCGAACAATGAAGGATGAGGGTGTCATTGCTCTGTGGAGAGGAAATACTGCTAATGTTATCAGATACTTTCCTACCCAG GCCTTAAACTTTGCTTTCAAGGATTATTTCAAGAGGCTTTTCAACTTCAAGAAGGACAGAGATGGCTACTGGAAGTGGTTTGCTGGGAACCTGGCGTCTGGTGGTGCTGCTGGTGCTTCATCTCTTCTGTTTGTTTATTCCTTGGACTATGCTAGAACACGTTTGGCAAATGATGCTAAAGCTGCCAAAAAGGGTGGGGAGAGGCAGTTTAATGGTATGATCGATGTGTACAAGAAAACCCTAAAGTCTGATGGTATTGCTGGGCTGTATCGTGGATTTAACATCTCATGTGTTGGGATTATTGTGTATCGTGGGCTCTACTTTGGAATGTATGATTCTCTGAAACCTGTGGTTCTGGTGGGTAGCTTGCAG GATAGTTTCTTTGCTAGTTTTTTGCTCGGATGGGGAATTACAATTGGAGCTGGATTGGCTTCATACCCAATTGACACAGTGCGCAGAAGGATGATGATGACATCAGGAGAAGCAGTAAAATATAAAAGCTCTTTGGTTGCCTTTAAGCAAATTGTCAAAAATGAGGGTGCTAAATCTCTATTTAAAGGTGCTGGAGCAAACATATTGCGTGCTGTTGCAGGTGCTGGTGTGCTTGCTGGCTATGACAAGCTGCAAGTCATTGTTCTTGGCAAGAAGTATGGATCTGGTGGTGGTTAA
- the LOC101313530 gene encoding pollen-specific leucine-rich repeat extensin-like protein 1-like: MALFSFTSIAKCANAISFTLLVVQVSSSFNHLNLTSVAAKHSSRDSVHASHHHGHPHHDRHHSNHSDSAAASDDHSNARLDRAFLSLQSWKRVMYSDPHNFTSNWEGRSVCTYRGVFCAPAPDDPKIQVVAGIDLNKADIAGFLPAELGLLSDLALIHLNSNRFCGILPHSLANLTLLHELDLSNNRFVGPFPTVVLSLPSLKYLDLRYNEFEGVLPPQLFSNIVQLDAIFVNNNRFTSINIPASSLSSSASVVVFANNNFSGCLPPSIANFANTLEELLLINTSLSGCLPQQVGFLYKLRVLDVSNNKLVGPIPYSLAGLAHLEQLNLAHNMMTGIVPAGVCSLPNLANFTISYNYFCEEDGSICKNLTTSKRGNTAFDDRRNCLPDRPYQRTQKECNAILENPVDCF; the protein is encoded by the coding sequence ATGGCTTTGTTTTCATTCACTTCCATTGCTAAATGTGCCAATGCCATCTCATTTACTCTCTTAGTTGTGCAAGTCTCCAGTTCGTTCAACCATCTCAATCTAACTTCTGTTGCTGCAAAACACAGCAGTAGAGATAGTGTACATGCTTCTCATCATCATGGCCATCCTCACCATGACCGCCACCACAGTAACCACTCTGATTCTGCTGCAGCTTCAGATGATCATTCAAATGCAAGACTGGACCGAGCTTTTCTTTCGCTCCAATCATGGAAACGAGTCATGTACTCTGATCCACACAACTTTACCTCGAACTGGGAGGGTCGTTCAGTTTGCACTTACAGGGGTGTGTTCTGTGCACCTGCTCCTGATGACCCCAAAATCCAAGTTGTTGCTGGCATTGACCTCAATAAAGCTGACATAGCCGGATTCCTCCCAGCCGAATTAGGCCTGCTGTCGGACCTTGCGCTTATCCATCTGAATAGCAACCGCTTTTGTGGCATCCTCCCTCACAGTTTGGCCAACCTCACACTCCTTCATGAGCTTGATCTCAGTAACAACAGATTTGTAGGTCCTTTTCCTACTGTAGTCCTCTCTCTCCCTAGTCTAAAATACCTTGATCTTCGTTACAATGAGTTTGAAGGGGTGTTACCTCCACAACTCTTCAGCAACATAGTACAACTAGATGCAATATTTGTAAATAACAACCGCTTCACCAGTATAAACATTCCAGCTTCGAGTTTATCATCATCAGCCAGTGTGGTGGTTTTTGCTAACAATAACTTCAGCGGATGCCTTCCTCCGAGCATAGCCAACTTTGCAAATACATTAGAGGAGCTTTTGCTAATCAACACTAGCTTGTCGGGGTGTCTTCCACAACAAGTTGGGTTTCTGTACAAATTGAGGGTTTTGGATGTGAGCAATAACAAGCTGGTTGGTCCTATACCTTACAGCCTTGCAGGGCTAGCTCACTTGGAGCAACTAAATTTGGCCCACAATATGATGACTGGAATTGTGCCAGCTGGAGTTTGTAGTCTGCCTAATTTGGCAAATTTTACAATCTCTTATAATTATTTCTGTGAGGAAGACGGGAGCATTTGTAAGAATTTGACAACATCCAAAAGAGGCAACACTGCATTTGATGATCGCCGTAACTGTCTGCCTGACAGGCCTTACCAGAGGACCCAGAAGGAATGTAATGCTATCCTTGAGAACCCTGTGGACTGCTTTTAA
- the LOC101303721 gene encoding checkpoint serine/threonine-protein kinase BUB1-like codes for MAAVEDPLLSSLWSIKEALDDFNSGKDSGSDLSRLLSDCIAAFKHDPHYRDDTRFLKIWFLYMGFIQDYETVFLEMLDRKICIGQSLLYVWYASFLESKGKLYDAQMVYHFGISSNAKPAEWVTKAHAFFLERMSELVSSTHEVDNGQCIQFESHINPWSNSTMKALLKKITPRLAKFDGYHATNKAYSGKVALSSLKKSSRNKTIEIGRTKYQITGCAGQGAFAEVYKAYVNCNPDDVVALKIQKPAFPWEFYMYRELDERISDKERSSFGFAQRMNHYSDCSILVCDYIANGTLQDVINSFAVTGKSMEEELCIYYTIEMLYMLETLHDVDIIHGDFKPDNLLIRYSRDFLTKSGFHDRNELTEDGFRDRSGPWLDQGLCLVDWGRGIDLRLFPENIEFKGDCRTSGFRCVEMQENKPWKFQVDTYGLCVVVHMMLHSSYMEIYKKPSPDGGYVYQPKASFKRYWKVELWKNFFVKLLNSNPGCNNKKLLQNLRESFQEYICSDPHLLKKLSDLLAKQRKSMCSA; via the exons ATGGCTGCCGTCGAAGACCCTCTCCTGTCCTCCCTCTG GTCGATAAAGGAAGCGCTGGATGACTTTAACTCCGGGAAGGATTCCGGGTCGGATCTCTCTAGGCTGCTATCCGATTGCATCGCAGCTTTCAAGCACGATCCTCACTACCGAGACGACACCAGATTCCTCAAGATTTGGTTCCTCTAT ATGGGATTCATCCAAGATTACGAAACCGTGTTTCTGGAAATGCTGGATAGGAAGATATGTATTGGGCAGTCCTTGCTCTATGTTTGGTATGCCTCCTTTCTAGAATCCAAAGGCAAATTGTACGATGCGCAAATGGTTTATCACTTCGGTATTTCAAG CAATGCTAAGCCTGCTGAGTGGGTGACCAAAGCGCATGCCTTTTTTCTTGAGAGGATGTCTGAATTAGTGTCTTCAACTCACGAG GTTGACAACGGTCAATGCATTCAGTTTGAGAGCCACATCAATCCATGGTCCAATTCCACAATGAAAGCCCTTTTAAAGAAAATCACTCCTCGACTAGCGAAATTTGAT GGATATCATGCCACTAATAAAGCTTATTCAGGAAAAGTGGCATTGTCTTCTTTGAAGAAATCATCAAGGAACAAGACTATTGAGATAG GTCGTACGAAATACCAGATCACGGGTTGTGCAGGTCAAGGTGCTTTTGCTGAAGTTTATAAAGCATATGTCAACTGTAACCCTGATGATGTTGTTGCATTAAAG ATACAAAAGCCTGCTTTCCCGTGGGAATTCTATATGTACCGTGAACTTGATGAACGAATCTCAGACAAGGAA AGGTCAAGCTTTGGTTTCGCTCAAAGAATGAATCACTATTCTGACTGTAGTATTCTCGTCTGCGACTATATTGCTAATGGGACACTTCAG GATGTAATAAACTCATTTGCAGTCACCGGAAAATCCATGGAAGAAGAGTTATGCATTTATTACACCATAGAAATGCTCTACATGTTAGAAACTCTGCATGATGTTGACATCATTCATGGAGATTTCAAGCCTGATAATCTGCTTATTCGCTATTCTCG GGACTTCCTCACAAAAAGTGGATTCCATGACAGAAATGAGCTTACAGAAGATGGATTTCGGGATAGAAGTGGCCCCTGGCTTGATCAG GGTCTTTGCCTTGTGGACTGGGGAAGAGGGATAGATCTGCGTCTCTTTCCTGAAAATATAGAGTTTAAGGGAGATTGCCGAACTTCTGGATTTCGTTGTGTGGAGATGCAAGAGAATAAGCCTTGGAAATTTCAG GTAGACACGTATGGACTCTGTGTCGTTGTTCATATGATGCTGCATAGTTCTTACATGGAGATTTACAAGAAACCATCACCTGATGGTGGTTATGTTTATCAACCCAAGGCATCTTTTAAAAG ATACTGGAAAGTTGAACTCTGGAAGAATTTCTTTGTGAAACTGCTTAACAGTAATCCTGGCTGCAATAACAAGAAATTGTTGCAAAATCTGAGGGAGTCTTTCCAGGAATATATCTGCTCGGACCCCCACCTTCTAAAGAAACTAAGTGATTTACTGGCAAAGCAAAGGAAATCAATGTGTTCTGCTTAG
- the LOC101292811 gene encoding squamosa promoter-binding-like protein 4-like: MAESKSKQRKENPHAVVKKEEEEEDHEDLDNKKKKLQVVGGCGSGSVKNQNQMMRCCQADKCTADLSDAKLYHRRHKVCDQHSKAPVVLVSGISQRFCQQCSRFHELSEFDDTKRSCRRRLAGHNERRRKNLSETYAGGSSRKGTSTESCRRVEDMGSGRIQINIQEMSTRNKHFQIR, translated from the exons ATGGCAGAGAGTAAGAGCAAGCAGAGGAAGGAGAACCCCCATGCGGTGGTGAAGAAGGAGGAAGAGGAGGAGGATCATGAGGATCTGGACAATAAGAAGAAGAAACTACAAGTTGTGGGTGGATGTGGAAGTGGATCTGTGAAGAACCAGAACCAGATGATGAGATGTTGTCAGGCTGACAAGTGCACTGCTGATCTGAGTGATGCAAAGCTCTACCATAGAAGGCATAAAGTGTGTGACCAACATTCTAAGGCTCCAGTTGTGCTTGTGTCTGGGATCAGCCAAAGATTTTGCCAACAATGCAGCAG ATTTCATGAGCTATCAGAATTCGATGACACCAAGAGGAGTTGTCGCAGGCGCTTGGCTGGCCACAATGAACGCCGAAGGAAGAATTTATCTGAGACATATGCAGGAGGTTCAAGCCGCAAAGGAACTAGTACTGAGTCGTGCAGGAGAGTTGAGGATATGGGATCCGGAAGAATTCAGATCAACATCCAAGAAATGTCGACTCGCAATAAGCATTTCCAAATCAGATAA